A window from Candidatus Margulisiibacteriota bacterium encodes these proteins:
- a CDS encoding CPBP family intramembrane metalloprotease translates to MKIVVFAFIIFLTFLFVILLTFANIIWKNKYGTKLRLFVSYIWFLLVISLGIIWSKKKIISIPTKPISILDTFLFLLLITPFIFYSGYKIKKDIKNVLPFCLIFPIGEEIMFRGIILNLLPIAIGTSDIMIPFPLLKEVTLQVLISAFLFGIMHLQYFKFRISKDTMIKILFAFIFGIFMGNLVELTNSLLYPIIFHIIANAGATVYFIRNSNKQIAN, encoded by the coding sequence ATGAAAATTGTTGTTTTTGCTTTTATTATTTTTTTAACTTTTTTATTTGTAATTTTACTAACTTTTGCAAATATAATTTGGAAAAACAAATACGGAACAAAATTAAGACTGTTTGTTTCTTATATATGGTTTTTATTAGTTATTTCATTGGGGATAATTTGGTCCAAAAAGAAAATTATTAGTATACCAACAAAACCAATATCTATTTTAGATACATTTTTGTTTTTACTATTAATAACGCCTTTCATCTTTTACTCTGGATATAAAATAAAGAAAGATATAAAAAACGTTTTGCCTTTTTGCCTAATATTTCCCATAGGAGAAGAAATAATGTTTAGGGGAATCATATTAAATTTATTACCTATTGCAATTGGGACTTCTGATATTATGATTCCTTTTCCGTTATTGAAAGAAGTTACTTTACAAGTTTTAATATCTGCATTTTTATTTGGAATAATGCATTTACAATATTTTAAATTTAGAATTAGCAAAGATACAATGATAAAAATACTTTTTGCATTTATATTCGGAATTTTTATGGGAAATTTGGTTGAATTAACAAATTCTCTGTTATACCCTATTATTTTCCACATAATAGCTAATGCCGGAGCAACGGTATATTTTATTAGAAATAGTAATAAACAAATAGCAAATTGA